A stretch of Polyodon spathula isolate WHYD16114869_AA chromosome 49, ASM1765450v1, whole genome shotgun sequence DNA encodes these proteins:
- the mrpl41 gene encoding 39S ribosomal protein L41, mitochondrial: MGLLSGLTRGLVRGADRMAEWTSKRGSLTFYKNRGARKTGVLTSSGKFVRVREMVPEFVVPRLDAGFKLKPYVSYRAPPGTEEPQTPHKLFTEVVAPQIEKEIKEGTFDPENLERYGLERSQEGKIFQLYPKNYVR, encoded by the coding sequence ATGGGTTTGCTGTCAGGTCTCACCCGTGGGCTGGTCAGAGGTGCTGACCGCATGGCCGAGTGGACCAGCAAGCGCGGCTCCCTTACCTTTTACAAGAACCGCGGCGCCAGGAAGACCGGCGTGCTCACCTCCAGCGGGAAGTTCGTGCGGGTCCGGGAGATGGTGCCGGAGTTCGTGGTGCCTCGACTGGACGCCGGGTTCAAGCTGAAGCCCTACGTCTCGTACCGGGCGCCCCCGGGCACGGAGGAGCCACAGACCCCCCACAAGCTCTTCACAGAGGTCGTGGCTCCCCAGATCGAGAAGGAAATCAAGGAAGGGACCTTCGACCCGGAGAACCTGGAGCGATATGGCTTGGAGAGATCACAGGAGGGCAAGATTTTCCAGCTGTACCCAAAGAACTATGTGAGATAA